A genomic stretch from Mesoplodon densirostris isolate mMesDen1 chromosome 3, mMesDen1 primary haplotype, whole genome shotgun sequence includes:
- the TLX3 gene encoding T-cell leukemia homeobox protein 3, whose protein sequence is MTQSLSGPRTLGKVSVRREAPGAPWQRRNGDPVASPPSPAQPFRPPRMEAPASAQTPHPHEPISFGIDQILNSPDQDSAPAPRGPDGANYLGGPPGGRPGATYPSLPTSFAGLGAPFEDAGSYSVNLSLAPAGVIRVPAHRPLPGAVPPPLPSALPAMPSVPTVSSLGGLNFPWMESSRRFVKDRFTAAAALTPFTVTRRIGHPYQNRTPPKRKKPRTSFSRVQICELEKRFHRQKYLASAERAALAKSLKMTDAQVKTWFQNRRTKWRRQTAEEREAERQQASRLMLQLQHDAFQKSLNDSIQPDPLCLHNSSLFALQNLQPWEEDSSKVPAVTSLV, encoded by the exons ATGACACAGAGCCTGTCGGGCCCGCGCACTCTTGGCAAAGTTTCAGTGCGACGAGAGGCGCCGGGCGCTCCATGGCAGCGCCGTAACGGGGACCCAGTCGCCTccccgcccagcccagcccagcccttccGCCCGCCCAGGATGGAGGCGCCCGCCAGCGCGCAGACCCCGCACCCGCACGAGCCCATCAGCTTCGGCATCGACCAGATCCTCAACAGCCCGGACCAGGACAGCGCACCAGCCCCGCGGGGCCCCGACGGCGCCAACTACCTGGGAGGGCCCCCCGGGGGCCGTCCGGGCGCCACATACCCGTCTCTGCCCACCTCCTTTGCCGGCCTCGGCGCGCCCTTCGAGGACGCGGGATCTTACAGTGTCAACCTGAGCCTGGCGCCCGCCGGCGTGATACGAGTGCCAGCGCACAGGCCGCTTCCCGGGGCCGTGCCGCCGCCTCTGCCTAGCGCGCTGCCTGCCATGCCCTCCGTGCCCACGGTCTCCAGCCTGGGCGGCCTCAATTTCCCCTGGATGGAGAGCAGCCGCCGCTTCGTAAAAGACCGTTTCACAG CGGCGGCGGCGCTCACGCCCTTCACCGTGACCCGGCGCATCGGCCACCCTTACCAGAACAGGACGCCGCCCAAGCGTAAGAAGCCGCGCACGTCCTTTTCTCGGGTGCAGATCTGCGAGCTGGAAAAGCGCTTCCACCGCCAGAAGTATCTGGCCTCGGCCGAGAGGGCGGCGCTCGCTAAGTCCCTCAAAATGACGGATGCGCAGGTCAAGACCTGGTTCCAAAACCGGAGGACCAAGTGGCG GCGGCAGACGGCGGAGGAGCGGGAGGCGGAGCGGCAGCAGGCGAGTCGGCTCATGCTGCAGCTGCAACACGACGCCTTCCAAAAGAGCCTCAACGACTCTATCCAGCCCGACCCGCTCTGTCTGCACAACTCTTCGCTCTTTGCTCTGCAGAATCTGCAGCCCTGGGAGGAGGATAGCTCCAAGGTCCCCGCCGTCACCTCTCTGGTGTGA